The genomic region ACTCGTGTTTCACCGGGTCGTGCGCCAACCCCAGCCGTTTGTGGTGCAAGGGGGCGATCCTCAAAGTAAAGATCCCAATTTCCGAGGTCAGTTGGGAACGGGGGGATATATCGATCCGAGTACGGGTCGGGAACGCCGCATTCCCCTCGAAATTACGCCGGAAGGGGCGGACAGTCCGATTTATAGCCAAACGTTTAAAACGGCAGGAATTGCCCAGCAGTCCCCGGCTCTGCCCCACCGACGGGGTGCGGTGGCGATGGCCCGATCGCAGGCGCCGGATTCGGCCTCTTCTCAGTTTTACATTACTTTGGCCGACCTCGATTTTCTCAATGGGGATTATGCGGTGTTCGGCTACGTGACGGACGGGATGTCAGTGGTCGATACGATCGAACAGGGCGATCGCATCGATTCGGCTAAAGTTACGGAAGGTTTGGAAAACTTAAAAATCAACTGAAACCTTTAAGGTCATCTTCAATTTAGGGCGATCGCGAGATTTTAAACTGAGAAAGGGACAATCCTGTTCTCAGCTTAAAGTCTCATTTTTTTGGGTTGTTTGGCGATGTCGGTGCGTGTTGTGGTTACGGGGATCGGTCTGGTGTCGGCGTTGGGTCCGAGTTTGGCCGCGTCGTGGCAGTCTTTAAAGGAGGGTCGCACGGCGATCGCCCCCCGACAACCGTTTCCCGAATTGCCGCCCTATCCCCTCGCCATGGGCGATCGCACCCCTGTCCGATGGCTCGATTTAAGCCGCCAGGTCGTCGCTCAGGGGATTCGCGATGCCGAGTTGACGCTTCCCCTACCCGAATCTGGGGTGGTGGTCGGATCGAGTCGTTCCGCTCAGGGAGAATGGGAACGTTACGCGCGAGTGCAACAGTTGGGAAAACCTTTGGATCTCTCTCCTGACGCCTGGTTCGAGAGCTTACCCCACGCGGCGGCGATCGCCACGGCCCGCCAAATCGGCGCCTGCGGTCCGGTGTTGGCGCCGATGGCGGCTTGCGCGACGGGAATTTGGGCGATCTCCCGCGCCGTGGAGCTGATCCGAACGGGGCGCTGTCAGCGCGCGATCGCCGGAGCGGTCGAAGCCCCGATTACGCCCCTCACTTTAACTGGATTTTCCCGCATGGGCGCCCTCGCCCGTCACCACTGCGCCCCCTTCGATCGCGATCGCGACGGCTTGGTGTTGGGGGAAGGCGCCGCGATCTTCGTCCTCGAAAGTGCCGAACTCGCCTACCGCCGCCACGCCCGGATTTACGGCGAAATCGTCAGTTTTGGCTTAACTGCCGACGCCTACCACGGCAATGCCCCGGATCCCGAAGCGAAAGGGGCGATCGCGGCGATCGATCGATGTCTCGACCGCGCCCGTTGGTCCCCGGAGGAGATCGGTTACATTCACGCTCACGGGACCAGTACGCGCCTCAACGATGCCACCGAAGCCCGGATGATCCAGCAACGCTTTGCTCCCGACCTTCCCGTAAGCTCCACCAAAGGAGCCACCGGACATACCCTAGGAGCCTCTGGCGCCTTGGGAACCGCCTTTTGCTTGATGGCCCTGCACGATGGTCTCTTACCGCCCTGCGTCGGTTTGCGCGACCCGGAATTCGACCTCAATTTCGTCCGCCACCCCCTGAAGCGGGCGATCGATCGCGCTCTATGCTTCAGTTTTGGCTTTGGCGGACAGAATGCCGTTCTCGCGATCGCTAAACTGACCTGACCTCCTCTAGATTCCAGCAATTCTCCGGTAGAATCGGAACCCCAGACAATACTACAATTCTTTCAAAAGGGTATTAACCCCATACGCTCAATCTCAATTGAGTTTTGAAACGCGAGAGTTCACTGCTTCTTCGGTTCACGATGCCGGATATTGATAATGGATTTGGAATCGCATCGATTTATCTCTTACTTCGAGCCAGAACAAGCCACACAATTGTGTCAACTGGCGGTTATCGAACACTTTCCACAGGGGGCGATCGTTTTTGAAGAAAACCAAGTCCCGGATTCTTTATATTTAGTCCTCAGTGGCAAAGTTGAATTTAGCAAACAAACCACTCCACAGCACTATCAACCGATCGCCTGGGCGAAACCTAACGATTTTTTCGGTGAATTTGGCGTTTTGGACGGCAAACCCCGCAGCGCCCGTGCGGTAGCTTGCGAATCCTCCTGCTTGGCGAAAATTCCGCGCGATCGCCTCATGGAAATTTTAGAACGTACCCCCGGACGGGTCGTTTTAAAAATTTTCGATCGCATCATTCACTATTTACGCAGCACCACCGATCTGTATATCAATCAAGTGATTCACAAACAAAAAATGGCTTTAGTCGGAGAAATGGTCAACACGATCGTTCACGACTTTAAAAGCCCCTTCACGGGCATTCATTTAGCCAGTTCTATGTTAAAAGAACTGCACCCCGATGACGACACTCAAGAATGGTGCGATTTAATTCAAGCTCAAGTTACCCGCATGATGGCCATGGCGGAAGAAGTTCTAGAATTCACCCGGGGAAGCGCCACCCTTCACAAGAAAAAGATCGATATTTCTGCGATTTTGAAGCGTTTTGAGAAACTTAATCGGATTTATTTTAAAGAAGCGAAGGTGAACTTCGAGGTCGTCGCCGAAGAAAATATCTGGATCGAAGCCGATGAAAGCAAACTGATGCGTGTTTTGCAAAATTTAACGGGCAACGCTGTAGATGCAATGGAAGATCGCGGTGGTTATATTAAAATTATGACTCGTGCGGATAAAAATTGGCTCTATTTGACGATCGCCGATAACGGTCCCGGAATTCCCGAGTTGATTAGAGAACGGTTATTTGAGCCATTCGTTACTTACGGAAAGCGCAGTGGTACGGGGCTGGGAACGGCGATCGCTAAATCCATTATTGACGCACATGGAGGCGAAATTAGTTTTATCTCGGAACTGGAAAAAGGGACGACATTTTCAATCCGTTTTCCCTTACATTCAGAGTTGGATTCAGAAATAAATAGAGAACTCGAAACACCTTTGAATTCAGCAAGTGAATATTAAAAAACACATTCTATAGTTGAATCGATGAGTTAACCTAGCTTGAGTTGTCAGAATAATTGCCAAAATAATATCGATCGCGATCTTTACCTAAAAGGTCTTAATCGATCCTTAAGTTAGATAGAACTCCTATCTGAGTTGTGATTTTTTTTGAAATGAGAATCTACTGACGGTTTTAAGCGATCGCGCATGAGTATAAATTTTTTTACGTTAGTGAACCACACCCAAAGCAAGAATGAAAAATAAACTTTTTAAATCATTCATTTTTAGATCGTGAGTTTCAGAAACGTCATGTATTTTCCAAAACAATTTTATACTTTCTTGCTTATTTCAACAAATATATCTTCAAAAATAAACATCATTCAAACTGAAATAAATGCAATTAACCGAAAAAATACTATCTCAAATACCCGGTAATCCTTGGAAAGGATTGCAAGCGGTCGATCGCCGTTGGCAAGCCTTAAAAGAAGGGAATATACCCCAGTCATCGCCGATCGCGCAAAATGAGGACCCTCTAGGAGAATTAGAATGGGATGTAGTGATTAGTGGGGGAACATTAGGGATATTTATTGGGGCGGCGTTGGCGAAAAAAGGCTGGCGGGTTGCCGTTTTAGAACGAGGAATTTTAAAAGGTCGCAATCAAGAATGGAACGTTTCGCGATCGGAATTAGATGTATTTATAAAACTCGGATTACTCGATCGCGACGAACTGGAACGGGCGATCGCCACCGAGTACAATCCCGCGAGAATTCAATTCGATCGCGGTCCAGAATTCTTAATCCGAGATGTTCTCAACCTCGGTGTCGATCCCGTTTATTTACTCGACCTTCTCAAAACTCGGTTTCTCGAAGCCGGGGGAAAACTGTTTGAAAATACCGCCTTTGAAGGGGCGACGGTTCACCCCGATGGCATCGCCATTCAAACCCGCACGACAGTGCAAAACGATCCAGAAGCAAACACCTTGTTTAAAAGTCGCTTATTACTCGACGTGATGGGGCATTTTTCGCCAATTGTCAACCAAGCCCGTCGGGGACAAAAACCGGATGGGGTCTGTTTGGTCGTGGGAACTTGTGCGCAAGGATTTCCGGCTAACGAAACAGGGGATTTAATGGTTTCGTTTACGCCGATTCAAAAACAATGCCAGTATTTTTGGGAAGCATTTCCGGCGCGGGACGGACGGACGACTTATTTATTTACCTATGTCGATGCATCGCCGGAAAGATTGAGTTTGGTGGAATTATTTGAGGACTATTGGCGCTTGTTACCGCAATACCAGAACGTGGAGTGCGATCGCCTCGAAGTCGTCAGGGCCTTATTTGGCTTTTTTCCGGCATATCGGCAAAGTCCATTAAAATCGCCGTGGAATCGCCTTGTTTTTGTCGGCGACAGTAGCGGAATCCAATCGCCGTTGAGTTTTGGAGGCTTTGGGGCGATGTTGCGCCATCTCGAACGATTGCAAAGGGGGATTGACGAAGCTTTAGATCGGGATCTACTCGATGCGAAAGCATTGGGGAAATTGCAACCGTATCAACCGAATATTGCCGTGACCTGGTTGTTTCAAAAAGCGATGAGTATTCCGAGCGATCGCCCAGTCCAACCGAACCAAATTAACGATTTGCTCTCCGGTGTTTTTGCCGATATGAAACAATTGGGCGATCCGGTTCTCAAACCGTTTTTACAAGATGTGATTCAATTTGGGGGACTGTCGCAAACGTTGTTGAAAACGGGATTAACGCGTCCGGGGGCGATCGTCCCGGTGGTGGGTCAAGTGGGGTGGTCGGCGCTGATAGACTGGATGCAGCAGTATCTGAATTTAGGGCTGTATAGTGCGTTGTCGGCGATCGCCCGACCTTTAACCGATTCGATTGAAAAGTTGCCGCCCAAGGGACAATATTACTGTCGTCGTTGGTTTGAAGGGTGGTACTACGGTTCTGGAAAGGATCGGGACGCCTCGGATCGTTGACGGACGGTAGAGATTCAGTTTCAATGCAGGTTTGAGATGCACTGTAGCGAACTTGCTCGGGATCGGCGATCGCCCAGGGGAAACGCATCGAAGCGAGGACACTCAACTCGATCGCGTGCGATCGATCCCATTTCCAGCTTATCTTTCCGAATCTCTTGCCAGTGTCAGCCGTTGAAAATGTTTGACTTGTTATTTTCCGAGTTGGATTCGCCGTTATCTGGCGATTCGAGAGGGGGTCGCGGAACATGAGGGTCGAGATCGCAACATTTTCAATCATTGTCCCGATTGTCTGCAGTTGACAGCTACAAGCAAACCTGGCACAGTCCCCGGAGGTTTTATGAAAAAGTTGCAACCTTTTGCTCAAAGTTGGCGCAAGCTTAATATTACGGGCAAATTTACCTCTGCATTTATCGGGCTGATGCTCTTATTATCTGGAGTTGCTTTGACTGGATGGGTTTCGTTGAACTTCGTCCGTCGCGAGACGGAAGCGGCGATCGTTACGAGTCTGCAGATGCAACGATTGGTCTTCCAAATGAATGCAGCGTTGGATCGGGCCCGCCGTCAAGAACGGGATTTTTTCGAGCAATGGTCTAGTGCGGGTTTTTTAAATGCGCGCGATGACTATGCGGCGGAACATGGCGAACAAATTCAGCAGGTCTTGCGGATTAGCGACGAGTTGCAAAAGTTACTCGCCAGCGCCAAGGTTAGCGATGCACTGCGCCAAAGCAATCCCGATGTCATCGCCTATGTGGAAATGGTGCAGAATTACGCGAGTAGTTTTAAAGAAGCGGTCGCCTTGGTCGGCGAATTGGGAATGGATCGCACCGGGGTTCTTTCCCAACTCGAACAAAAATCGGATTTACTGCTCGATACCTTGCAATTGGCGGGGGAGTCGGAGTTGATCGCGTTATACAGTCAGATGCAGGCGTCGGAAAAACAATACTTGCTCGAACGCGAAACTTCGGCGCGTCAAGGGTTGTACAAGGCGGTGGAGGACTTGCGCGAGGCGATCGTGCGATCGCCCGGTTTGGATGTGTCCCGTCAGGTGTCGGCGTTGGAGGAGTTGAAGGATTACGAAGCGGTGGTCGAGCAGATCGTCATGCTCGATGTCGAAATTCGCTCCCAAGTCGAGGGGTTCGATCGCCAGGCGGCAGAAGTGTCCGATAAACTATTATCGGTAGTCGCCGACGAAGTGGAACGGGCGCGATCGCAAATTGCGAAAACCAGTCGCGCCGCCAGTTGGCTGTTAGTGGCGGCGTTACTCGCGGCGGTGATTCTCGCCAGCGCGATCGCCCAAGAATTCGTCTTCGCCTTGCGCCAACTGGAAATCGAACAAGCTAAATCCGAGCGTCTTTTACTCAATATCTTGCCCGAAACGATCGCCGATCGCCTCAAACAAAAACCGGAAACGATCGCCGATAACTTTACCGAAGTGACCATTTTATTCGCCGATATCGTCGGGTTTACCAAACTCTCGGCCCGGGTTTCGCCGACGGAGTTGGTCAACTTACTCAACGAAATTTTTTCCGAATTTGACGGATTGGCCGATCGCTGGAACTTGGAGAAAATTAAAACAATCGGCGATGCGTATATGGTCGTCGGCGGATTGCCGGATCCGTCCGACGACCACGCCGCCTCGATCGCCGAAATGGCCCTCGACATGCAAGCGGCGATCGCCCATTTCAATGAAAAATATGCGAACAGCCACGACCAACCGATCGACATTCGCATCGGAATCAATACCGGGGCCGTCGTCGCCGGGGTCATCGGTCAGAAAAAGTTTATTTACGACCTCTGGGGGGATGCGGTCAATACCGCCAGTCGCATGGAATCTCACGGGATACCCGGTTCGATTCAAGTGTCTGCATCTACTTACGAGTTATTGCAAAATGATTATATTTTTGAAGATCGCGGCGTCATTTCCGTCAAAGGAAAAGGCGAAATGAAAACGTATTTACTCGTCGGTCGCAAAGTCGAAACCCCGATCGGCGTTGCTTGAGCGATCGCGCCCGTTATATTAAAGGGAGTTGAATCGATTGGCGATCGCTTTTGTCGTCCTTTGCATTCGTTCGTTTCTCCCGAATTATTTATGAGTTCTTCTACCGAATCTGTTTCCGCCTCCATGACTGCCGAATCCCAGGAGTCGCGATCGCACAATCCGCTTCTAGGACGGTCGTTAGATGAATTGACCGCATGGGTGGTAGCACGCGGCCAACCCGCCTATCGCGGCAAACAACTGTACAATTGGATTTACGATCGCTCGGCGCGATCGCTCGGCGAAATTACGGTTTTTCCGAAGTCCTGGCGCCAGCAAGTCGCCGATTTCCCCATCGGGCGATCGCAGGTTCACTACCGTTCCCAAGCGCCGGACGAAACGGTTAAATACTTACTCAAACTCGCCGACGATACGGTGATCGAAACCGTCGGGATTCCTACGAAAAAACGCCTCACGGTTTGCGTTTCTTCTCAAGTGGGCTGTCCGATGGCGTGCGAATTTTGTGCCACGGGAAAAGGGGGGTTTATCCGCAACTTAGCCCCTCATGAAATTGTCGATCAAGTTTTGCAGGTTCGCGAAGACTTCGGGCGCCGCGTCAGCCATATCGTGTTTATGGGAATGGGCGAACCGTTGCTCAATCTCGATAACGTCCTGGCGGCGGTGCGATCGATCAACGAAGACCTCGGTATCGGTCAGCGATCGATTACCATTTCTACGGTGGGAATCCGCGATCGCATCGTCAAACTCGCCCGCCATCGCGGACAGTTTACCCTCGCCGTCAGTCTGCACGCTTCCAACCAACCCCAGCGAGAACAACTGATTCCCAGTGCGGGAGGGTATCCCCTCGATGCTTTAATCGCCGACTGTCGCGACTATGTCAAACTCACGGGCCGTCGTCTGACCTTTGAATATATCTTGCTCGCCGGAGTCAACGACACCCTCGAAAATGCAGTCGAACTGGCGGACTTATTGCGCGGTTTCCAAACTCACGTCAATTTGATTCCCTACAATCCCATTAACGAAGTCGATTTTAAACGCCCCGACAGGCGGCGAATCGCTGATTTTGTCGCCGCCTTAGAGGCGCGTCATATTGCCGTCAGCGTTCGGTATTCCCGAGGATTGGAAGCCGATGCCGCTTGCGGTCAATTAAGAGCCTTGAAGCTCTGATTTCGCTTGCCGATTGCGCTTAAACTTGGGTGGCATACGTCCCGGGGGCGTATGCTTCGACCACTCGTCCGGTCCGCGAACAGGTCACCATGAAATAGTCACAAACGGGGCATTGGGTTTGTGTTTGTTTGAGATGCACGAAGTGGTAACGTTCGGCATGGTTGCCGCAATTCGGACAGCGAATGGCTTGAATCGTTTGCATTTTAAAAACCTCTCAATTTTATCGATTCACGAGCAGGACAATCCGTGAATGGATGGCGCGCCCCAGGGTGACTGTCGCCCTTTCGATCCGAATCTTAATTTCAGGAAAACTCGACTTTAGAAAGATGAGGCGATCGGGCAGTCGGCTGCCGAATCGATCGAACCTCCGTTTTGTAAAATTCCAGTCTATCTTTCTTAAAGAAAATCAAAAATCTATCTAAAGGCGTAAAGTAGAAGTCGCACCCCGAATATTTCGGATCGATGGCTCGGTCAATTGCATTATCTCATGAGTTTGATGAATTTTGATAATCAAATGATGCCCGGGGATCGCCCGGTATGAAAGTGATCCCCACCGAGAACAAACGTGATCTCGATCGCTTTTTTGGGCAACTTTCCTTTTCTTTTGGGCGCCAGTCTAGGCCGCGATCGCGATCGCTTGGAAGGGTTTATGCTGACCTCAATTGCCGCCCGAATTGACACCTCAGCGACCCAAGTGTCCCGGGGAAATGCCCGCGATCGCCTGATAGAAATAAACCGAATTTGTAGCGATTTTGTCTTTTTAGATTTTTTTCGGTTTTATCGATATTTTGTTAACTAAAATACACAAATGCACGGCGAGGGGCGATCGATCGGGCGATCGTGTCGGTTCGTGAAAGGTCTTCGATCCAGGCAAAATCAAAAGGGAAGTCAAGATCCTGACTTCCCTTTTTGTTCGCTGATTTGAGAACGGAGAGGGGGGGATTCGAACCCCCGATGGCTGTGACACCATAACAGATTTCGAGTCTGCCGCATTCAACCGCTCTGCCACCTCTCCAAAGGTTCCGGTTTAAAATTTGGACACCTTACCCATAATAGCTCAAATCACCGAGCTTGGATCGCCAAAATTGGAATTTTCTCAGATTTTCTCAACCTCGATCGCACGCCTAGATCCAAGGGATTCGGTCTTCGGCGATCGCGCCGTGGGACTCAAAGCCTTGAGTGGGAGTCCATCGGACGGCGCCTTCGAGTCCGGTAATGTAAATGCGGATATTTTTTTGTTCTAATAGGGTCGCCGTCGCCGGATCGATCTCCTCCGAAGCGGCGATCGCCACTTCCGGTTGCAAGGCATCGAGCAAATAGGGTGTCACTTGGTCTCCCGACCACCACAACACGTCTAAAGACGACTCCGGACGCGATCCGGGAAGAATTCCCGCTCCCAACCAGCGATTTTGTTGGGAAGGGTCGAGATTGCCCAACCACAACCAAGTTTGACCGTCAAATTGCAATTCCACCACCATCGGCTCGAACGAAATCGGACGGACGGCGATCGCGCCAAATTTAAGGGTTTCATCCTCTCGTAACGGTTCGTAACTGCCCTCAAATTGTTCCAAATCGTGCAAGATGGCTTCGTGGGAGAGGAGATCCCCCTCCTCCGGCGAAGGTTCGGGAGCTGAAAATAAAGCAATATCGAGGCGATCGAACAGTTGGTGCCAGCCTGTATTGCTCGATACGGGAGCAGTAGAGATCGCCCAATCCAGACGGGCGATCGCCTGCTGGCGGAAAAAGGGCAAAATCGTAAACTGGGTCGTGCGATCGTCGCCACTGTTGACTAACGCCACCTGTCCGCGATTTTGAATCACCAACACCGGATCGCGCGGCGTCGCCAACACGGTCATCTGTACCACCGTCGCCTTAGCGTGCAATGTCGGCGTCACTACCAAGGCGATCGCGAACAGCACCCCCAATCCCCAGCGCCGTTGACGCTGCAGCCACGGAATCACCCAGATCGCGGCGATCGTCGTGTAGAGTAAAACCACTTGGGCGATGGATAACGCCCCGGTCGCCACGGAATTGCCCGGCAAATTCGCGAAAAATTCGACAATTTCGAGCAATCCCTCTACGGGATAGTAGAGCAACCAAGCCAAGGCACTGCCCGCCAAGGGCCAGATGGCTCCGGCGATCGCACTGATAAAGCCGCCAATCGTAATCGCCGACACTAACGGCGTCGTTATTAAATTAACCGCAATACTATAAGGAGAAACGACATGAAAGACGTACAGTTGTAGGGGTAAGGTCCAGATCGTCGCCGCGATCGGTACCGCTAGCGCCGAGGCGATCGTCACGGGCAGCCAATCCAAGCGCTCCACAATGCTCGGTACCGTCACCAATAGCCCCAAGGTCGCCAAAAAACTGAGTTGAAAGCCCAAATCCCAAATCCAACCCGGTTGCAGCAATAACAAAATCGTTGCCGCCAACAGTAACGAACCCAAGGGTTTGACTTGTTTTTGCAATAAGGGCGCCAGTAAGGCGGCAAATCCCATAATCGCTGCCCGCGATACCGATGCCGAGCCTCCGGTTAAGATGACATATAACATTAAAACCGCGCTTCCCGCACCAAATTGGAGCCGTTCGGACAACGGGCGGGTCAGCAAGCGAACTAAACTGAGAATCAGGGCGACGTGGAAGCCGGAAGCGGCTAAAACATGGGCCAATCCGACTTGAATAAAGCGATCGCGCACTTCGATCGACAAATCTACGACCCGCCGTCCCAAGACGATCGCGCTGACTAACGGGCCGTGAGGGACGCCCAACCACCGAACCTGCGATCGCACGATCCGCCGTTGCACGCGCCACAAGCCCCAGCCTTCCTCCCTCGTTTCCGAGAGAAAATAGACTTGTTCCCCTCGCAGTCCGGCAAAGCTTCCCCGACTGGCTAAGTAAGCTTGGAAGTCAAACGCCCCGGGATTTTTCGGCGGTTCCGGTTTGTAGAGTTCGCCGGAAATGGAAAGTCTGCGTCCGGGATGCACGCCCGTCCCTTGCAGTAAGGGAACGGTAACGTATAACTTGCCACTGACGGGTTGGGTGCGACTGGTAGGGGGAACGGTGGCGATCGGATCTGCGGAACCGACCAACTCGTTGAGTTGGGTCACGTCAAACCAAAATTGCACCTTATTGGATCGGGTCAAGCGCGGCGTGCTGGTGACTTTTCCCAATACGGTGACGGCGGGTTGTTCGCCAATCCCCGTGGTAGGGGCGATATAGTGGCTGATGTCGTCGGTTTGAGGTTGCGGGAGGCGCAGTTGTAAGTAAAAGGCGGCGATTAAGGCAAGGGCGCCCGCAGCAATAAAAAAGGCAGGCTTGAGACCTGCTTTCAAACACCGAAGATAACCGGGAAGTTTGAGGAAGACGCCGATTCCCGCTCCTATTCCTAAAACGAGCAGTCCGTATCGACCTCCAGGAATTGCACTGGCGAGCAATCCGGCAATATAGGCCAAACACAGAAGGATAAGGGGCGCAGCAGTCATCGGGCGTCGCTTCCTCTAAGATTGAAAAGGGTTGAGGGTCACACGAGTTCGGTTACAGGGATAAGCCGAGTTTTAAGCCGAGTAAGGCATGGAGGACGATCAGACCGAGGACGATGCTCCCTAAGTAAGCGTGGGCGGTTCTCAGGTTGGGGCGATCGTCGCCAAAGTTGAGGGAGAGAATACTGTTAATGCCTAATAAGATCAGGGCGATCGATCCGGTCCAAAAATGAGGACTTTCTAGAATCGGTTCGCGCTGCATGACTAAGGAGAGTAATCCTCCCGTGTAGCCTAATGCCATGAATAAGAACATCCACGGGGCGAGTTTGCGGTGGTCGCTACGACTTTGGACGGCGGTTTCGCCTGCGCCGACCACCCGGGCGCGCCATCCGGACCAGCCGACATAACTGCCCATGACGAAGACGACAATCCCCATCATGAGGGGATGGCCCCAATGGACGATCGGTTCGGGGATGCCTAGGTTGCGAAACTGACTGGCGATCGGTTCGAGGATTTGCGTGAGATCCATGAGTAATTGGTGATTTTGAGGGGAAACGGGTTAATGGGGTTGGAAGTGAGCGCTAAATTGCGGCGATCGGGCGGGTTTACGCTGCCGATGCCGTTTCCGTCGGGGTAGAAGAGTTGAGCAAGGGAAATCCCAAGGCTTCTCGCTGTTCTAAGTACAGTTGGGCAACCCGCCTTGCTAAATGACGGATCCGACCGATGTATCTCGTCCGTTCGGTCACCGCAATCACGCCTCTCGCATCGAGCAAGTTGAAGGTGTGGGAGCATTTGAGAACGTAGTCCAAAGTCGGTAAAACTAACCCGCGATCGACCAACTGTTGGGCTTCCTGTTCGTACAGCCCAAATAAAGTAAACAGCAATTCCGGATTCGACGCCTCAAAGTTATAAGTACACTGCTCGATTTCCCCTTGCAAGTGAACGTCGCCATATCGAATGTCGTCAGTCCAAGCGATCTTCGCCATCGCATCGATATTTTGGAGATACATCGCCAATCTCTCCAATCCATAGGTGATTTCAATCGATACCGGACGGCAATCAATTCCCCCACATTGTTGAAAGTAGGTGAACTGGGTGATTTCCATCCCGTCGAGCCAAACTTCCCAACCCACGCCCCACGCCGCCACGGTTGGTGCTTCCCAGTTATCTTCCACAAAGCGAATATCGTGATCCTCCGGCGCAATTCCCAGCGCTCTTAAAGAATCTAGGTAAATCTCTTGGATGTTATTGGGGGAGGGTTTGAGTAAAACTTGGTATTGGTAATAGTGCTGATAACGATTGGGGTTTTCTCCATAGCGACCGTCTGTCGGTCTGCGACACGGTTCGATAT from Oxynema aestuarii AP17 harbors:
- a CDS encoding peptidylprolyl isomerase; protein product: MYDRLGYWLASFALVTLLLVGGCTSPDAASQASDTSVQPTQARNSQMSNLPQLEGKATVVLTVKGSPITIEVDGTQAPITAGNFVDLVNKGVYDGLVFHRVVRQPQPFVVQGGDPQSKDPNFRGQLGTGGYIDPSTGRERRIPLEITPEGADSPIYSQTFKTAGIAQQSPALPHRRGAVAMARSQAPDSASSQFYITLADLDFLNGDYAVFGYVTDGMSVVDTIEQGDRIDSAKVTEGLENLKIN
- a CDS encoding replication restart DNA helicase PriA, giving the protein MQTIQAIRCPNCGNHAERYHFVHLKQTQTQCPVCDYFMVTCSRTGRVVEAYAPGTYATQV
- a CDS encoding beta-ketoacyl-ACP synthase, which gives rise to MSVRVVVTGIGLVSALGPSLAASWQSLKEGRTAIAPRQPFPELPPYPLAMGDRTPVRWLDLSRQVVAQGIRDAELTLPLPESGVVVGSSRSAQGEWERYARVQQLGKPLDLSPDAWFESLPHAAAIATARQIGACGPVLAPMAACATGIWAISRAVELIRTGRCQRAIAGAVEAPITPLTLTGFSRMGALARHHCAPFDRDRDGLVLGEGAAIFVLESAELAYRRHARIYGEIVSFGLTADAYHGNAPDPEAKGAIAAIDRCLDRARWSPEEIGYIHAHGTSTRLNDATEARMIQQRFAPDLPVSSTKGATGHTLGASGALGTAFCLMALHDGLLPPCVGLRDPEFDLNFVRHPLKRAIDRALCFSFGFGGQNAVLAIAKLT
- a CDS encoding adenylate/guanylate cyclase domain-containing protein, whose product is MKKLQPFAQSWRKLNITGKFTSAFIGLMLLLSGVALTGWVSLNFVRRETEAAIVTSLQMQRLVFQMNAALDRARRQERDFFEQWSSAGFLNARDDYAAEHGEQIQQVLRISDELQKLLASAKVSDALRQSNPDVIAYVEMVQNYASSFKEAVALVGELGMDRTGVLSQLEQKSDLLLDTLQLAGESELIALYSQMQASEKQYLLERETSARQGLYKAVEDLREAIVRSPGLDVSRQVSALEELKDYEAVVEQIVMLDVEIRSQVEGFDRQAAEVSDKLLSVVADEVERARSQIAKTSRAASWLLVAALLAAVILASAIAQEFVFALRQLEIEQAKSERLLLNILPETIADRLKQKPETIADNFTEVTILFADIVGFTKLSARVSPTELVNLLNEIFSEFDGLADRWNLEKIKTIGDAYMVVGGLPDPSDDHAASIAEMALDMQAAIAHFNEKYANSHDQPIDIRIGINTGAVVAGVIGQKKFIYDLWGDAVNTASRMESHGIPGSIQVSASTYELLQNDYIFEDRGVISVKGKGEMKTYLLVGRKVETPIGVA
- the rlmN gene encoding 23S rRNA (adenine(2503)-C(2))-methyltransferase RlmN; translation: MTAESQESRSHNPLLGRSLDELTAWVVARGQPAYRGKQLYNWIYDRSARSLGEITVFPKSWRQQVADFPIGRSQVHYRSQAPDETVKYLLKLADDTVIETVGIPTKKRLTVCVSSQVGCPMACEFCATGKGGFIRNLAPHEIVDQVLQVREDFGRRVSHIVFMGMGEPLLNLDNVLAAVRSINEDLGIGQRSITISTVGIRDRIVKLARHRGQFTLAVSLHASNQPQREQLIPSAGGYPLDALIADCRDYVKLTGRRLTFEYILLAGVNDTLENAVELADLLRGFQTHVNLIPYNPINEVDFKRPDRRRIADFVAALEARHIAVSVRYSRGLEADAACGQLRALKL
- a CDS encoding ATP-binding protein, which encodes MDLESHRFISYFEPEQATQLCQLAVIEHFPQGAIVFEENQVPDSLYLVLSGKVEFSKQTTPQHYQPIAWAKPNDFFGEFGVLDGKPRSARAVACESSCLAKIPRDRLMEILERTPGRVVLKIFDRIIHYLRSTTDLYINQVIHKQKMALVGEMVNTIVHDFKSPFTGIHLASSMLKELHPDDDTQEWCDLIQAQVTRMMAMAEEVLEFTRGSATLHKKKIDISAILKRFEKLNRIYFKEAKVNFEVVAEENIWIEADESKLMRVLQNLTGNAVDAMEDRGGYIKIMTRADKNWLYLTIADNGPGIPELIRERLFEPFVTYGKRSGTGLGTAIAKSIIDAHGGEISFISELEKGTTFSIRFPLHSELDSEINRELETPLNSASEY
- a CDS encoding FAD-dependent oxidoreductase codes for the protein MQLTEKILSQIPGNPWKGLQAVDRRWQALKEGNIPQSSPIAQNEDPLGELEWDVVISGGTLGIFIGAALAKKGWRVAVLERGILKGRNQEWNVSRSELDVFIKLGLLDRDELERAIATEYNPARIQFDRGPEFLIRDVLNLGVDPVYLLDLLKTRFLEAGGKLFENTAFEGATVHPDGIAIQTRTTVQNDPEANTLFKSRLLLDVMGHFSPIVNQARRGQKPDGVCLVVGTCAQGFPANETGDLMVSFTPIQKQCQYFWEAFPARDGRTTYLFTYVDASPERLSLVELFEDYWRLLPQYQNVECDRLEVVRALFGFFPAYRQSPLKSPWNRLVFVGDSSGIQSPLSFGGFGAMLRHLERLQRGIDEALDRDLLDAKALGKLQPYQPNIAVTWLFQKAMSIPSDRPVQPNQINDLLSGVFADMKQLGDPVLKPFLQDVIQFGGLSQTLLKTGLTRPGAIVPVVGQVGWSALIDWMQQYLNLGLYSALSAIARPLTDSIEKLPPKGQYYCRRWFEGWYYGSGKDRDASDR